The sequence CCATGCCTACAACCCACCAATCCCCACCCGCAATGCACCGCTCACCCATCGTAAGAATTTCCGACTTTGGCTTTCCCGCCATCGGTGCATTGCGGCGGGGCGGGGTGAGAGAGTGCAAGCCGAGGGCCATACTCCACGGGAGTCGCTTCGCGAACGCGCCGCGAATGCACCCTACGGGGGTATTTGTTTGTCCTATGATCGCCCTATAGCTCACGGTTGATAGCCCATGCTGACCCGCTACATTCAAACAGCCATGCACCAAGCGGTCTACGAGCTGCTAGACGACCATACCTTCTACGGTGAAATTCCGGCCTGCCCAGGTGTTTTGAGCAATGCCAATACCCTAGAAGCTTGCCGCGAAGAGCTACAAAGTGTGCTAGAAGAATGGCTCATTCTCGGCTTGCGGCTTGGGCATACCCTCCCCGTTCTCGACGGCATTGATATCAACCCCACAGCGGTTGAGGTAGCGTAATGCCTACCTTTGGCTCAATCAAGCGCAATGACTTGATCCGCTACCTGAGAATGCTTGGGTTTGAAGGGCCATACTCCGGCGGCAAACACCAGTTTATGGTTAAAGAAACACTCCGTCTTACCATCCCCAATCCTCACCAGGGAGAGATTAGCAAAGCACTTTTGGGAAAAATTCTTCGCCAAGCTGCGATCAGCCGTGAAGAGTGGGAGGCTTTACGGTAGATCGATGACTCATGATCATCATTAGGGTTAGAGAGACACCAGCCTGGAGATTAGCAATCATCGGCAGCTTCAGCGAAGCCGTTTTGAGAAAAACAGAATCTCTAAATTCTCCACCTCGCCCGACACCGGGTTAAGCCGGGCGATCATTTCATCGCCAATTTCCTCAGACTCTTGCTCTGCGTAGGGCGCACACGTATTGATGTAGAGGATATCGCCTGTCTGGTCGTATTTGAAGACTAGCTTTTCTGCCATCGGGTCTCTCCTCCAGTCAATTTACGAGCGGTGTAGGCAGTGATAATCCAATGCCTGCCATTGGTGCATTGCGGCGGAATGGGGGTAGAGGGGTTGAAACGAGGTGCCATTGCGCCGCGAATGCACCCTACGGATCGGTGCCAGCAGTCAGCACCTCGTACAGACCCCAGATCGCCATCGGGCGCATGTAGTGGCAGGCGCGGTAGGTGCCCAGGGCGGTGATCGCCTCAGGGGTGCGAAATTGCAGACCATAAGCGTAGATCTGGCGGATCACCGCTTCAGTAATTGCCATCGCCTCTTCCCGCTTGCCCATCTGGGCCAAAAACGCCGCCAGACCAAAGTTAATTCCTGTCCACACCTCCTGCTGGTGGGTGCTGTCGAGGTCTTCGGGGCTACCGTCAGGCAATACGCCATTGGCCGCACCGATCGCTAGCTTCAGCGTCGCCGCACTAAAGTTGCCCAACTGCGCCCCCTCAAATTTTTGCTGGGGCGGGCGTTCCTGGCTCTGCACCACCTGGTTGAAGTTCACAAAGCAGGCGTCGTAGATGGCGTCGAGGGCCGACAGGGTAAATTCGTCCTCCACCAGATCCGGCAGGCCCAGGTGGCGCACCATAAACTGGCCACAGAGCTGGTCAGCCATCACCACGTCCGAGCCGCTGCCCGTATCTAGCCGGTAGTAGCGGCCATTCCACAGCTTGGGGTGGTAGGCCTTGAGGCCATTGTCGAGCCAGCGGCGGTACTGGCTGAGCAAAATTGGGGTGTTGCCGGGGGCCAGCCCGTTTTCGGTGAGGATGTTGGCGATCGCGATCGCCGCCTCCATAGCCCCCAGCCACAGCCCGCCGCAGTAGGCGCTGATGCCTTTCAGTTGCCAGTCGTCGAAGGTTTGGTCGGGGGCACCTTCGTTTTCGGGAATGCCGTCGCCGTCGCGGTCAAACTGCTTCAGGTATTGCAAGGTGTCAACCACGGCGGGCCAGCAGTCTTTGAGAAAGGCCACATCCGTCGCCCCGGTGAACTGGTAGGCGCGGTAGACCTGGAGCACAAAGTCGCTGCCCAGGTCTTTCCACTGGTTGCAGTCTTGGTAGCTGGTGTAGTTGGTCTCGGCCCAGGGATGCTCGTTGGGGGCACCGAGGTCGTGGGGCGTCGCGCCCTTGAGCTTGCGGAGGGCGGGGGGCTGCTCTAGCCCCATGGTGACGTAGTAGCCGATGATCCGCCGCCGCTCATCCTGGGTGGGGATGGCGCGGGCAAAGGCGCGCAGCACGG is a genomic window of Nodosilinea sp. E11 containing:
- a CDS encoding type II toxin-antitoxin system HicB family antitoxin; the protein is MLTRYIQTAMHQAVYELLDDHTFYGEIPACPGVLSNANTLEACREELQSVLEEWLILGLRLGHTLPVLDGIDINPTAVEVA
- a CDS encoding type II toxin-antitoxin system HicA family toxin, with amino-acid sequence MPTFGSIKRNDLIRYLRMLGFEGPYSGGKHQFMVKETLRLTIPNPHQGEISKALLGKILRQAAISREEWEALR